The following proteins come from a genomic window of Leopardus geoffroyi isolate Oge1 chromosome A3, O.geoffroyi_Oge1_pat1.0, whole genome shotgun sequence:
- the RNASEH1 gene encoding ribonuclease H1 isoform X1, protein MTRLLSVARRVVLAAVRCSARGCSGLGMFYAVKRGRKAGVFLTWSECRAQVDRFPAARFKKFATEEEAWAFVRKPASPDGPEGEKNEHVQESQVETNKRVREPLDGDENAEPCAKHVKQNTESVPSVSKDSFSYMGDFVVVYTDGCCSSNGRRRARAGIGVYWGPGHPLNLGIRLPGRQTNQRAEIHAACKAIEQAKAQNIKKLVLYTDSMFTINGITNWVQGWKKNGWKTSTGKDVINKEDFVALEQLTHGMDIQWMHVPGHSGFIGNEEADRLAREGAKQSED, encoded by the exons ATGACCCGGTTACTATCCGTTGCGCGCAGAGTCGTTTTGGCCGCCGTGCGCTGCAGCGCCCGCGGCTGCAGCGGTCTCGGCATGTTCTATGCCGTGAAGAGGGGCCGCAAGGCCGGGGTCTTCCTGACCTG GAGCGAATGTAGAGCCCAGGTGGACCGGTTTCCTGCTGCCAGATTTAAGAAGTTTGCCACCGAGGAGGAGGCCTGGGCCTTTGTCCGAAAGCCCGCAAGCCCGGATGGACCAGAAG gagagaaaaatgaacatgtaCAAGAATCACAAGTGGAAACAAACAAGCGAGTCCGTGAGCCATTGGACGGAGATGAAAATGCAGAACCGTGTGCGAAGCACGTGAAACAGAACACAGAATCGGTGCCTTCAGTTAGCAAAGACTCTTTTTCTTACATGG GAGACTTTGTCGTTGTCTACACTGACGGCTGCTGCTCCAGTAACGGGCGCAGGAGGGCACGTGCGGGAATTGGTGTTTACTGGGGACCGGGCCATCCTTT GAACTTAGGCATTAGGCTTCCCGGGCGGCAGACGAACCAAAGAGCAGAAATTCAT GCAGCCTGCAAAGCCATCGAGCAGGCGAAGGCTCAGAACATCAAGAAGCTGGTTCTGTATACGGACAGTATGTTTACTATAAATG GGATCACTAACTGGGTTCAAGGTTGGAAGAAGAACGGGTGGAAAACGAGCACGGGGAAAGACGTGATCAACAAGGAGGACTTTGTGGCGCTGGAGCAGCTGACCCACGGCATGGACATCCAGTGG atGCATGTTCCTGGTCATTCGGGATTTATAGGCAATGAAGAAGCTGACAGATTAGCAAGAGAAGGAGCTAAGCAATCTGAAGACTGA
- the RNASEH1 gene encoding ribonuclease H1 isoform X2, translated as MCFEIEETVPDWSECRAQVDRFPAARFKKFATEEEAWAFVRKPASPDGPEGEKNEHVQESQVETNKRVREPLDGDENAEPCAKHVKQNTESVPSVSKDSFSYMGDFVVVYTDGCCSSNGRRRARAGIGVYWGPGHPLNLGIRLPGRQTNQRAEIHAACKAIEQAKAQNIKKLVLYTDSMFTINGITNWVQGWKKNGWKTSTGKDVINKEDFVALEQLTHGMDIQWMHVPGHSGFIGNEEADRLAREGAKQSED; from the exons ATGTGTTTTGAGATTGAGGAAACTGTTCCTGACTG GAGCGAATGTAGAGCCCAGGTGGACCGGTTTCCTGCTGCCAGATTTAAGAAGTTTGCCACCGAGGAGGAGGCCTGGGCCTTTGTCCGAAAGCCCGCAAGCCCGGATGGACCAGAAG gagagaaaaatgaacatgtaCAAGAATCACAAGTGGAAACAAACAAGCGAGTCCGTGAGCCATTGGACGGAGATGAAAATGCAGAACCGTGTGCGAAGCACGTGAAACAGAACACAGAATCGGTGCCTTCAGTTAGCAAAGACTCTTTTTCTTACATGG GAGACTTTGTCGTTGTCTACACTGACGGCTGCTGCTCCAGTAACGGGCGCAGGAGGGCACGTGCGGGAATTGGTGTTTACTGGGGACCGGGCCATCCTTT GAACTTAGGCATTAGGCTTCCCGGGCGGCAGACGAACCAAAGAGCAGAAATTCAT GCAGCCTGCAAAGCCATCGAGCAGGCGAAGGCTCAGAACATCAAGAAGCTGGTTCTGTATACGGACAGTATGTTTACTATAAATG GGATCACTAACTGGGTTCAAGGTTGGAAGAAGAACGGGTGGAAAACGAGCACGGGGAAAGACGTGATCAACAAGGAGGACTTTGTGGCGCTGGAGCAGCTGACCCACGGCATGGACATCCAGTGG atGCATGTTCCTGGTCATTCGGGATTTATAGGCAATGAAGAAGCTGACAGATTAGCAAGAGAAGGAGCTAAGCAATCTGAAGACTGA
- the ADI1 gene encoding 1,2-dihydroxy-3-keto-5-methylthiopentene dioxygenase — protein MVQAWYMDESADDPRLPHRGDPCSPVGLEQLRRLGVLYWKLDADKYENDPELEKIRKERNYSWMDIITICKDKLPDYEEKIKMFYEEHLHLDDEIRYVLDGSGYFDVRDKEDKWIRISMEKGDMITLPAGIYHRFTLDEKNYVKAMRLFVGEPVWTAYNRPADHFEVRGQYVEFLAQTE, from the exons ATGGTGCAGGCCTGGTACATGGACGAGTCGGCCGACGACCCGAGGCTGCCCCACCGCGGCGACCCCTGCAGCCCGGTCGGCCTGGAGCAGCTTCGCCGGCTCGGGGTTCTTTACTGGAAG CTTGATGCTGACAAATACGAGAATGATCCAGAGTTAGAAAAGATCCGAAAAGAGAGAAACTATTCCTGGATGGACATAATAACCATATGCAAGGATAAACTACCAGATTATGAGGAAAAG ATCAAGATGTTCTACGAGGAGCACCTACACCTGGACGACGAGATCCGCTACGTCTTGGACGGCAGCGGCTACTTTGATGTGAGGGACAAGGAGGACAAGTGGATCCGCATCTCCATGGAGAAAGGAGACATGATCACCCTTCCCGCTGGCATCTATCACCGCTTCACGCTGGATGAAAAG aACTACGTGAAAGCCATGCGGCTGTTTGTGGGAGAACCGGTGTGGACGGCGTACAACCGGCCGGCCGACCATTTCGAGGTTCGGGGGCAGTACGTGGAATTCTTGGCGCAGACGGAGTAG